Within the Streptomyces sp. R41 genome, the region AACGCCTGGTTCACTGATACGCGACCGCACGACACACGCACCACCACGGGCTCACTGACGAGGGGACGGTCGCACATGACCTGGCTGATCACCGGCGGCGCCGGCTACATCGGGGCGCACGTCGTGCGCGCGATGCTCGACGCGGGCGAACAGGCCGTGGTCTACGACGACTTGTCCACGGGGATCGCGGAGCGGGTACCCGCCGATGTCCCGCTGGTGGTCGGCTCGACCCTGGACTGCGAGCTGGTGTCCCGGACACTCACCGAGCACTCCGTCACCGGCGTCGTGCATCTGGCGGCGAAGAAGCAGGTCGGCGAGTCGGTGGACCTCCCGCTGCACTACTACCGGGAGAACGTCGAGGGCCTGCGGGTGCTGCTGGAGGCGGTGACGGCCGCGCGGGTCGGCTCGTTCGTCTTCTCGTCGTCCGCCGCGGTGTACGGCATGCCGGACGTGGACCTGGTCACCGAGGAGACGCCGTGCGTGCCGATGAGCCCGTACGGCGAGACGAAGCTGGCGGGCGAGTGGCTGGTCCGCGCGACGGGCCGCGCCACGGGCCTGTCCACCGCCTCCCTCCGCTACTTCAACGTGGCCGGAGCGGCATCCCCGGAACTGGCCGACGTGGGCGTCTTCAACCTCATCCCCATGGTCTTCGAAAAGCTCACGGAGAACGCGCCCCCACGCATCTTCGGCGACGACTACCCCACCCCCGACGGAACGTGCGTCCGCGACTACATCCACGTGGTCGACCTGGCCGAGGCCCACGTGGCCGCGGCCCGCGCCCTGGAGGCGTCTCCCGGCAGCGACCTCACGCTCAACATCGGCCGCGGCGAAGGCGTCTCGGTCCGCGAGATGATCGACCGCATCAACGCCCTCACCGGCTACGACCGCCCCCCGGTCACCACCCCCCGCCGCCCCGGCGACCCGGCCCGCGTCGTCGCCTCCGCCGACCGCATCGCCACCGAACTGGGCTGGAAGGCCAAGTACGACGTCCAGGACATGATCGCGTCGGCCTGGGCGGGCTGGGTACGCCTGCACCCCGGCGCGAGCCGCACGTAGCCCCGGGCCCCAGGCTCGCCGACGCCCCCGTACGCTCCCCCAATGACCGCTACCGGCACCATCCTCGGCTCGGCGGTGGGCGACGCCCTCGGGGCCCCCTTCGAGTTCGGTCCCGAAGGGGCGTTCACTGCCCGCTTCCCCACCCCCGGGTACGGCGGGGAGATGTGCGGAGGCGGTGGCTGGGACCCGGGGGAGGCCACCGACGACACGCAGATGGCCGTGCTGGTCGGCGAATCGCTCCTCGAGCACGACGGCCTCGAACTCCCGGACATCTTCCGCAGATTCCAGCGGTGGGCGGCAGCCGACCCCAAGGACATGGGCCTGCAGACCGAGGCCGTCCTCACCAGCGGAGACCCCTGGGACCTTGCCGCGGCCATCCACTACCAGGAGAACCAACGGGCCGCCGGAAACGGCTCGTTGATGCGTGCGGCGACCTCCGCCGTCCACTTCGCCCCGCACGGCCGGGACGCCACCATGGCCGCCGCCCGCCGCATCGCCGCGCTCACCCACGGCGACCGGGCGGCCTGGGAGGGCACGGCGCTCTTCCACGAACTGGTTCGAGTCGCCCTGAACGGAGGGGACCCCCTCAGCGCGATCCCGGAGACCCTCGGCGCCGTCCACCCGGACCACCGCGCCCGCTACGCCACCGTCCTCGCCCCTGACTGGCACCCCGACCAGGCAACCGAATTCAACGGCGCGGTGTGGCCCTGCCTCGGCTCCGCCGTCTGGGCCCTGCGCACCACCGAATCGTACGAGGACGCCGTACGCGCCGCGATCGACCTCGGCGGCGACACGGACACCGTCGCGGCCGTGACCGGCGGCCTCGCAGGCGCCGTATACGGAGCGGGCGCCATCCCAGAACGGTGGACCGAGGTGCTGCACGTTCCGCTGCCGGGCTCGGGTGGACGAGTCCTGCGGGCCGCGGAACTCACCGACCTCGCCCGCAGGCTGGCCGGACAGCCGGACGACGCCATGCCCTGAGCGAACAGCCCCATACGGTCGTGGGTGCTCTCCCTAGCATCAACGGCATGGGACCCAGGGCGAGCGCAGC harbors:
- the galE gene encoding UDP-glucose 4-epimerase GalE, whose amino-acid sequence is MTWLITGGAGYIGAHVVRAMLDAGEQAVVYDDLSTGIAERVPADVPLVVGSTLDCELVSRTLTEHSVTGVVHLAAKKQVGESVDLPLHYYRENVEGLRVLLEAVTAARVGSFVFSSSAAVYGMPDVDLVTEETPCVPMSPYGETKLAGEWLVRATGRATGLSTASLRYFNVAGAASPELADVGVFNLIPMVFEKLTENAPPRIFGDDYPTPDGTCVRDYIHVVDLAEAHVAAARALEASPGSDLTLNIGRGEGVSVREMIDRINALTGYDRPPVTTPRRPGDPARVVASADRIATELGWKAKYDVQDMIASAWAGWVRLHPGASRT
- a CDS encoding ADP-ribosylglycohydrolase family protein: MTATGTILGSAVGDALGAPFEFGPEGAFTARFPTPGYGGEMCGGGGWDPGEATDDTQMAVLVGESLLEHDGLELPDIFRRFQRWAAADPKDMGLQTEAVLTSGDPWDLAAAIHYQENQRAAGNGSLMRAATSAVHFAPHGRDATMAAARRIAALTHGDRAAWEGTALFHELVRVALNGGDPLSAIPETLGAVHPDHRARYATVLAPDWHPDQATEFNGAVWPCLGSAVWALRTTESYEDAVRAAIDLGGDTDTVAAVTGGLAGAVYGAGAIPERWTEVLHVPLPGSGGRVLRAAELTDLARRLAGQPDDAMP